In one Mucilaginibacter ginsenosidivorax genomic region, the following are encoded:
- a CDS encoding carbon-nitrogen hydrolase family protein — MKIAIASPPMPASVKEGLQQVEFLIQEAANQQAEIICFPESYIPGYPAEEFGVEASSPEKMRLALDEVCAMAAANSIAIIMPMDWYTVGGVLNVAHVISKTGEVLGYQTKNQLDPSEDSIWIPGTERHIFEVNGVKFGITICHEGFRYPESVRWAARNDAKIVFHPHCTGSNIQGVELTEWGSKDNPYYEKAIMLRAMENTIYFASSNYAFRYPDSASCVIAPDGTCIAHETYGKTGVIIADIDPDSATGLLARRFKSQLYI; from the coding sequence ATGAAAATCGCCATAGCTTCGCCACCAATGCCGGCATCTGTTAAAGAAGGTTTGCAACAGGTCGAATTTTTAATACAGGAAGCTGCAAATCAACAGGCAGAGATCATCTGCTTTCCGGAATCCTATATTCCCGGTTACCCCGCTGAGGAATTTGGGGTAGAAGCAAGTTCGCCCGAAAAAATGCGGTTAGCCTTAGATGAAGTATGTGCCATGGCGGCAGCAAATTCCATTGCTATTATAATGCCCATGGATTGGTATACTGTTGGCGGCGTATTAAACGTAGCCCATGTAATATCAAAAACAGGCGAAGTTTTAGGCTATCAAACCAAAAATCAGTTAGATCCCTCGGAAGATAGCATTTGGATTCCCGGAACTGAGCGCCATATTTTTGAAGTAAATGGTGTTAAATTTGGTATCACCATATGCCATGAAGGTTTCCGCTACCCCGAATCTGTACGGTGGGCAGCCCGGAATGATGCCAAAATAGTATTTCACCCGCATTGTACAGGCAGTAATATCCAGGGAGTTGAGCTTACCGAATGGGGCAGCAAGGACAATCCTTATTATGAAAAGGCCATTATGTTAAGGGCAATGGAAAACACCATCTATTTTGCCAGTTCAAACTATGCGTTTAGATATCCCGATTCGGCCAGTTGTGTCATAGCGCCAGATGGTACCTGTATTGCCCACGAAACTTATGGTAAAACAGGTGTGATTATAGCCGATATCGACCCTGATTCAGCTACAGGTTTGCTGGCCAGGAGGTTTAAATCACAACTCTACATTTAA